The Nicotiana tomentosiformis chromosome 2, ASM39032v3, whole genome shotgun sequence genome includes the window gacattcagtaaataatagcaataatttttattgtttatattatatgagcattatgtttttatttctccggttcttcgttattttaatactacaatacaaacacaaacacaaacataataacttaacataatttaaattcagtacaactaatgaaaatacatgacacggaaaacataaagataaaatactacacttaatacatacatgtgtttgtttagtcactatcgcctattattttctgctccaaccacttaaatttctcttccaacctattttttcttcttccagcctattttagtttctcctgcactGCCGCAATTTCTCGTTGCATTTCAGAGATCTGGCGTTGGTATTCACtgttcatattccaaacatactgcaaacatgatttgtagtattcttGGTTAATGGGTTCATTATACCATTTCTCAAACATACATTGATTTCCTTAATTGCGTCCAAACAATTGTTGACATATCTAGTATTTGCGCCCAACATTACCATCTAACCAACATGccttcaaaatcgcacgtttgccacaatagcaccttggttggtcattgcgtccagacatttgttaatacaagaaaaataaaaaatttatggaaagttttgctatttattttggttaagcgcagataataactaaaatgcgctagttatttataggcaagacaacacacataacgtagtatttcaccgcgctatgcttcgcgtgttaaagattctttcgggtacaaaatAACTTTTTCAGAAGATAGCTTTTACAGGCGAGCAGCTTTttaggtcgacaagacaacacacataacgtagtatttcatCGCGCTATGCTTCgcatgttaaagattctttcgggtacaatacagcTTTTCCAGAAATTAGCTTTTGCAAGCGAGCaacttttcaggtcgacaagacaacacacataaagtagtatttcaccgcgctatgcttcgtgtgttaaaaattctttcgggtacaatacaactttttcataagatagcttttgcaggcgagcagcttttcaggtcgacaagataattattttttttaaaatgggtttatgttagattgttgtactgaagtattaatgttaaatatcaataagatttaacagcAATGGAAACATAAATTTATTTCAAACATTCTGCAagataaacaagtacatacacttattacaaccacattacggaaacaaaacactacatgtatccttgatagttgggcacattagatgaacttccaccagGTGCTAgattaccaccgccacccaaaccagctgaaggacatttacgacgGTCGTGTCCTTTTTGCGAGTATATGCCACAtttgcgcgcataaacggtatcaccaacatccatttggttccgtatacacGTTCTTTTTTCCACTTGTCATTGACGTACATAGTCCttattacacaccattttaaatggttccggcggccaataatgctcagcacccactggctgcaactgcccactatagtTGTTTAAGTATAcaacaacactatattctttatcaacgtagttggttgcCCCTAAACCTACATGTTGAAAGCACtcgatggcatgtgagcacggcatgtggtagatggaccatttcccacaagagcataaccttctggctTCATTTACGGTATGTGTATTATTTCCCCggttttgatggatagcggtgcgaacttcaaaaatatttcgctcattgcaatactgtaaatatgaatgccaatgtgctcgccgcctatatttctcaaatattttcattggtattggcataaattcaacaccctttccatcaatgacgatgcacctctagccctttcaacaaacctctccgccatctgcttgaatggcatccgcaccatggcagtgacaggcaatccacgtgcagacttcaataacccgttgaaaaaCTCTGatacatttgtagtcagaattccccatcttctgccaccatccacatgcaaagtccacttgtcaagctcatgtcgcattaACTAACGATATGCTccctcgtcttcctgcctgatagattccatgcgcctcctgaatttacactcttggtgatctgttgcagccatccacattaaatcatgcaaatccttattgggatatgccttctggaaattggccttcaggtgcctcacacagtaacggtggtaggcatacggttcctgccatgcacgcaaattctatacagaacttaaaataccaccataccgatcagatattagacaaatacctgaacgatGTTTGATAACTTActctttcaagtggttcaaaaatagtatCCACGTCttttggctttcattggcacaaatagaaaAAGCTAAGGGAAATACACTttcattagcatctactgcaatgacgatcaacaacttaatattatACTTTCCATacacatgagtgtcgtctatggatattaccggccggcaatgtagaaaaccatcaattgctggtttaaatgcccagaacacatatctgaatatatGTTCTGGTATTCCAGGACTCCGCTtgagcttccattcaacaacagtcctggggttaaagtgttgcaatacatccatgtacctgggtagagatgcaaaggacttatcccagttaccataaacaatttcaaacgtaCGTTTGCACCcaagaaatgcctttcttttggtaatggtgcacccatattcctggtggacggaTGTTATATAccctttgatcttgtaccttgtggacgcttcaatgtgtggaatcaagacaagaaaaATCAAGTcagcattcaagttaaaatgattctcactgaatgtgtccatttcacatttgtgggtgccaatgtatttacccacaactcacatatttattttcttcttcctcgcacgcagcatccaattacaacccgtaaaccatctacgaCATACTACCTTGTATACATCTGGAGATGACTCGCGTACCGTGATCTCACAAAATTCTTTTACGCTGTACATTAGCACCGCCCTGGTTAGGCGTGCTTTATCAGTAAAAATCATGCCCTTTGACAAcaccgttgctctagattcatcccacattgctgtccgaatttcgtcaatatcccttgtgagggcatccacatccggcatacttggaaaatgatcaaggtagggaattccccttgaatgaaacgacacgtgagactcgtacactcttggtctaacggggggtggagcatgccccctcgtcaaatcaggtccagcattctcttccttctcatcatcaccctcatcagggaagggtgtgtcatctccagactcatcggcattgttgtcataatcactattctctttcTGACtttgtgcatctgccagatcctgattaaatatgtcgtcttcggacaattgagtaaggacaggaccttcaggatgctcgttttcactgcacaaccaataaaataatgagttattcaaattgataaatactttacatatagctatatcacttcacttacaaatcgtaatgtgttaacatcccatgatggacattatcctgttggtgatgactctcggatggaccaccatgatccaacataccaaaactaggcatattctaactgggcgttggttcataacttgtaaaattcatatttgGTCGGTActccctgtggaatatatgagtgttaatataaattcaatacagcaaaaataaatatcgtaacacaaaggaaaattgaagtttaccactcgtcttgtgaattatgtaaactaggagagaaattattttctcgctcctcattcgcccgtggagataagtttagatcaggacAAACTCTTTTAGCCGGAACCTATTctgctaaaactgctccaaaataatcacccgatgactgagggataTCCCTGCTTTGCGCAATCTCATTATTACGAACGTTTTCAACCTTGACGTatatttccaatatttttatcacaagaaattctcggtattcatccggagtcctcaaaaaatctctcagagtttcatcgtcctcGATgctaaactcagcataacaagtaacctcttgcggagtgacagaatacggatatcttccggttactttaaggttcatcgaacgtttgctcacacttatttttttacataacaactataccaatgtatcgtactccattgtaagtggcaacttaacatgacactgtggagataaactattgGTTACTAAGTTATTCGCCACCCCAACCTcactcccccccctcccccccatatAATGAAACCCTTTTTCTTCgttcttcagacattatgacaaaatgcaaaataacttaacgaagaaatatttcagaagacttgagaatatttgtgaatggatttttagaaaatccttaacctctttaaataaggcaaaaatCAATCTGGGGTACAATTTGTTTAGGTATAGCGCTTTAAATAAGGGCGATATacctagttgaattattgttatgtcagttaagcccacaagaattattggtgggcccacataATATGTATAGCACAGTAAGGAAAGGCGTTATATATATAGCGCCTTTTAAAAGGGCACTATACCTTAACGGGCAAAtggccgttaaggtatagcgccctttaaaagggtgttatatatattttggtcactatatttttttccacacattttggttctttgagtccaaaagaaccacattttggttcCACTCTTGTTGGTGGTctaaagaaaaaatttaataagagacattaactttttaaatttttttatatatattatttgaagtTTATTTTCCCAACTTTTTTAGATGCAAAATTGTtaataatattcttaaaattgagttattctaataaaaaaatttcaactgATAATATTGCTAATCCGATTTTTAGCGTACCGTGAAACATTGTTGATCCTATacaagattttatcaattttaatttggAAAACCTTCTTTTATGGGATGCAATTGTTATATTGATATTATTCTATAAGGGATATAgacatttgaaaaataaaataaagtcttgttttttttttaataataattgtGAATATTACCATTTCCAAACCACATTAACTCATACACCTAAGAGCACCCAAGTACTAGTCTCGCAGAACTGGAAACAGTAGGTCTCGCACTCTATTTACAAATATGCTCAATGAAATCTCTACATCTCCTAGCTAATTTTTTCTCCCTATACATTTGAATCCTCTCTATAACTATGTTCTTTATCTGGTGTAATACAAAATCCCTactaaatttctattttctaaagAAGAATAAGTTCTTACTCTGCCAGATATTATATATTACAGCTCCTACCATTGCAGCAGTCACTTCCTTTCTGAATTTGCTCCATTTCCTGCGTTTGATCTTCAACAAAGTAACAGGGAGATCATCATGTTGTGTAATGTGCACTCCTGTCCATTCCTTCACTTCTTCTCATAGCCTTTCTGCCCATGTACACTGTAAGAACAAGTGCTGCATATCTTCCAGACTATTCAGTTCACAAAGTCCACATGTTCCATCTACACACTGAATTTCCATTCTGATGATTCTGTCTTTTGTTAGTAACTTCTTCTGCACTGCCAGCCATAGTATGAATCTGTGCTTGGGCTGCATAATTCTGCTCCAAATCAAATTTGCAATATTCCACCTTAGGCTTTCTCCTACTAGTTGGTTGTACCCCATTGAGATCGAGTACCTTCCATTACTAGTAAGACAATATCTGACATTCCTGTACCATCCGTGCATTTGTGGCTTTATACCATGTAATTTTCTTTAATACTAGCTGCTATCCTGTGTTGGTTGATGTGTCCAGATCAagtcttattattttattaagtaTATCGATTAGAGTTTTATTTTCTACTTGTAATATTTTCTTTAACGctatataatttaaaaaatatgtcTAAGCTATCATGTTAGAGTGACTATTATGTTTTAGTCGAGACTAAGTCaatattttttcagatttttatcatCCAGTGATCTCAATTTTTATCcactaaatatttaattaaatatatttttatacgCTTCGGGTTATTTAAATCTCAACAGTCAACATCAGtaacaaattatttttttctctcttttttatattaaaaattagggattgttacacaaatagccgaccAGATTTAATGCTTACTTTTTCTAgctagtatacatatattatatactgATTATATAAAATTATTCATGTATTGcacatgaattatacatatattgtATATCTGTCGGTTATTCTAAGTTTAAGAGATTAGGtgggcggctatttgggttaattcttctataCTTACTTTTTATCCTTAAGATAATTAAGTTTTTGTATAAAAAATTAATTCATACAATTACAACTAATGAAAAATGGGGCCCCCAAAATTTGGGGGCCTAAAGTCACTGCTTGGCCTGTCTTACCCTTCAGCCGGGGTTGTGAAAAACTAATTGTTatcaaattgaaaaaaatattactACGTCAAATTTTAATTCTAAAGTCAATACCTTCTATTGAACGAGTTTTCTCATTGATATGTTATACGTAAATAAAGAGCTAAGAAGCCACCATAAGAAGCACTCCTTACTACGTACTTGTACCAACTTTCTCATGTTTTCTTATAATTCTTTCATGGTTTTCACATCAAGATTTTTTTAGAATTTTTGTTTAGATATGCAGTTTCTTTCAGGTGATGTGCGTATAATATGATCTTTGTTGACcagtattgtattgattgacgtcTATCATGGAATTCAAGCTGCCAATGGAGGAATTTCAATTCCGGGCAGGGACAATCAATTAAAGAGGGTAGCAGATGGAGTATAGCATCTATGGTTCAACTAAATCCAATAACCTTTACTGAAAGTATCGGGGTATATATGAAAAATGAAtaaattttttataatattaaatcATAAACTCATAAATTTAAAAGTAGGCAGAATAGCCTAATAAACACTTGTACTTGTCGCGTTTGTCATCCCGTTTCCTGTACTCAACAAAATTTCATCCAGACACTTATAATTGTTCAAAATCAGTAATTTAAATCCCTCTCACCTCGCGTGTTCGTCAAATCTCTAACATGGATGACACATCAATGTCCACGTCAAGTTTTTTGTAACACGtcgttattaatttatttttcacattattttaaattttttaatttttcttttttattccaCCATTCCCTCCACCACCTTCCTCCTCTCTGACCATCTTTATTCTCCATCATTCCCCGCACCTTTACCAACCTCTTCAATTTTTTTGTATTTAGCAACAAATCTTAAAAATCTTCTAACCACCAATGTATGTGGTCCCTCTTCGACCATCCTTCTGTTGGGAATAAACACcacacagaaaataatatttatggTAATAACAACGGAACAATAACGTAGTACCGAGATATGATAATCAACATGAATAAAAAGAATAACAAGGACACAAAGATTTTAACGTGAAAACCCCTTCTGAATAAGGGGGACAAATCCACGAGCTCGAGAGAATCAAAGTAATCCACTATAATGAGGAATTTTATACTCCGTAATCCCGAGTAAACACTCCAGGAATCACTAcatactcaaaagaaataaccctctatTGAGATTCCTACCTTACTACAATATTGTTCGCACTCTCTATTTTCCCTCACAAACtaattttctatttttgaaatgCTTGAAGCTTCGTTGCTTCTGTGTGTCTAAAGAATGAAGCCGATGCACCGATTTATAGGAAGACTGGCCTCACTTCAACCAATCAGAAGCTTGCCTCGGTGCAACTTGCCAATTTGATTCTTGCAAATTGATATCAAAACCAAGTTTGGCTAAAACTTGTTTTGGTTATCTgacaattctttttttttctttcttgcaTGGACCCTATCAATCTCCCCCTCCAGACCCATTCACCTGAAGGAGGTAACACCGGACTTCTAACTTGAATAAGCTGTCTCTTGGTACTATCTTTGTCAGCATATCTGCAGAATTCTCACTTATGAAAATCTTCAGGACTTGCATATATTCACTCTCTACCTTTTCTCGGGTACAGTGATATCTCACGTCGATATGATTGGACCTTGCATagtacatggagttcttgctcaaGTCTATTGTACTTTGACTATCATAATAGACAACATATTCCTTCTGATGCAAGCCAAACTCTTGAAGGAACTGTTTCAGCCATATCTTCTCCTTCCCAGCTTCGGTAGTGGCAATGCACTTCGCTTAAATTGTAGAGAGTGTGATACACTTCTGCAACctcgactgccatgatatagctccccctgtaAATGTAAACAAATATCCGGTAGTAGATTTTTTATTATCAATGTCACCTTccatattgtaatgacccgaccggtcgtttcgagagttataaccctattttccccattcctacttttttttgtgttattcaactatattatgttatatcaggttagttggttcgagtccagaaggaactcagagtgaaatgagacacttagtctcataattaaaaaattttaagttagaaaagtggaccggatatggacctatatgtaaacgacctcggatttgaattttgatgattccaatagctccgtatggtaattttgagcttaggagcgtgtccggaatattatttgggagtccgtagaggaattaggcttgaaatgccgaaagttttatttttgagaagtttgaccggggggttgactttttgatatcggggtcggaatccgattctgaaaattggaatacctctgttatgttatttaggacttgtgtgcaaaatttgaggtcaataggacgtgatttgataggtttcggagttgtttgtagaaattagaaattccaacgttcattaggcttgaattggggtataattcatggttttagcattgtttgaagtAATTTGAGGAttaaactaagttcgtatgatgttttaggacttgttggtatatttggttgaggttccgagggcctcgggtgagtttcggatagttaacggatcaaaaagaattaaactagaacagctgctgcaatttccttctgttggaaattgcttctgcccagaaatcgagcctagatcgagctcagggtcgagggccacgaccgaagcccagatcgagctcagagTCGAGGACCACGAtcaaaggcatgatcgagcccagggtcgagggtcacggtcgaaggccgggtcgaagacataatggagggccaggatcgagaaccaggatcgagggccaggatcgagaaccaggatcgagggccaggaccgaggaccaggatcgaggatctcaatcgaaggccaagatcgaggcagaaccgaggatgtctgggcaaaattataaaaaaaaaatggggacttcgtcccatatgccatttttgacaaattggagcttggggagatgcgattttgatatattttcaagaaaaacttgaggtaagttccttgtgatcatttttactccataatattaaattatcatcgaataatccgactagattacatgattttgaggtgtaaatcagagattgaaacttggaaaatttggaaataagatttgtagatttgagggtcgagttgaggtcagattttggtaaaattggtatgagtAGACTCGTTGttaaatgggctttcggattttgtaacttttgtcgggttccgagatgtgggccccacaggcgatttttgagccaatttcgggttttggtctaattttgaagcttttcttgtggaattcattccattagggtatattgatggtattatactgattgtgaatagatttggagcatttggaggcagagtccagaggcaagagcattgcagggtagagatttgaccggtttgaggtaagtaacgattgtaaatctagtcctgagggtatgaaaccccggatttcgtatcattctattattttgaagtgacgcacatgctaggtgacgggcgtgtgggcgtgcactgttggggatttgtgacttggtctgtcccgtagcaactgtaaagttgcatactttgttgaaaccatttgatacttatatgttttagaaaaactttcagtaaattgggctgaatgccatgtttgggccttgcgccaatgctgtttggacccttaggggctgtttcttatcatcctctcaccgttttcgattgaaaatctatactcagtcatgtttatatttgtttaccgcataactcagttttatgactctattttgatgcatataaatattttgggtcgaatgccctattttactggaATGCCCGAGGGCttgaattgtgaggatgagtgtggatcgtggatgcctgcctgcagcatacttgtgactgagtgaggccgagggcctgattgatgaggatgagtgtggatcggggctgcccgcctgcaacatactttattattatcgcacgtgagttgtccgtgcagattatagcgcttgggctgaaggagcccctccggagtctgtacacacccccagtgagcgcaggtacctactgagtgcgagtgccgagtgccgagtgctgagtgactgggaggcaagagtgattgtgaggcatgcccgagtggcaagagtgattatgaggcatgcccgagtggcaagaatgattatgaggtatgcccgagtggcatgagtgactgtgaggtttgcccgactggctgtttatgatttcatcattttttgctcacctttgcattgagcctttgtttgaaaaactattagaaaaatgtctttaaaatgatttttattggaactgggtttaaatgagatgtttgattcaaatcctgatttttaagagcatgtggtattttactgagatttcctgatatgaacgttatatgctttattgctcgtcactactgctcagtctttatttattgttgttacttactgagttggcgtactcacgttactccctgcaccttgtgtgcagatccaggtgtggctggacacggtagcggttattgagtgttctggttgcagattttcttggagatagcaaggtagctatttggcgatcgcagcccctgctcttctccctcttatcttcctctagtagtatttagctatttttccaggctgagttagccttgatattgttagacagattatagtagatgctcatgactagtgacaccccgatgtcgggctttttctttctgcacttctatttttctttgatttgaactctttaaatggaggttgttatgttaaataaccttgaaattatctttgaaatgaaaatatcctgttgttttggaaatgagtcggcttgcctagttccacgataggcgccatcacgacagagggttagttttgggtcgtgacacatatcaGCATATGTATAGCCCTTTAAGATTAGATCAGATCCTCTAAAATACAAACAATCTTTTGTGGTACCTCTCAAGTACCTGAGTATCCATTTGACTGCTTCCAGTATTTTTTTTAGGATTTTCAAGAAACctgctaacaacaccaactgcatgagtaatatcaggtctggtgcataccattgcatacatcaggcttccgactgctgaagaataaggaactatGGTCATGCTCCTTTTGTTTTTattgttgtaggacacatcttcttgcttaacttcagatggctagcaagaggtgtgctgatTGACTTAGCACTCTTCATGTTGAAGCATTCTAATAGACGTTCAATATACTTCTCCTGAGACAGGCATAACTTTCTGCTTGTTCTATCTCAGACAATCTTCATCCCCAGAATCTATTGTGctggcccaagtccttcatatcaaatgacttggacaagtCTCGCTTCAACTTTGCAATCAGCTCCTTGTCTTGTCcaacaattaacatgtcatccacatacaacaacaaaataataaagttattgtgagaaaatcttttgaagtatacacatgggtCAGAATATGTCTTtatgtaagtttgacttttcatgaatgagtcaaacttttTGTACCACTGCCTTTGTGTTTGCTTCaatccataaagactcttattcaatttGCACACCATGTATTTCTttccagctacttcaaatccttctggctgctcTATATAAATCTCCCcttccaaatctccatgaagaaatgcaGATTTCACATTCAACcactccacttcaagatctaggatAGCTACTAAGCTCaaaattgttcgaatagaagtaattttgacaacatgtgagaaaatttcatcaaaatcgaTACCTTTCTTTTGTTCGAAGCtttttaccaccaatcgagctttgtatctaaCTAGCTTGCCATTTACatttttcttgagtttaaagactcATTTGCATTTGAGTGATCTTTTATCCTTTGGAAGTTTAACCAGCTTGTACGTGTCATTTTTTTATAGAGATTTCATCTCTTTatgcatggctttcatccactgaTTCTTTTCTGGATGGGAGTCCACCTCCTTAAGATTTTCTGGCTCCCTTTCATCGCTGATAAGGACATACTCTGTGTACCTgaatgactctacccttggccgtTCTGATCTtctcagaggttgaggttgttaTTCTCCCTGATTGGGGTACTCCACTTGCTCGACAACATTatcaagttgctccccctgctcaataacctcatcAGGTTGCCCTCCCTACTCGACAACCATGTCGGTCCTACTTTATGCACTTAcgggattgttagaagtagaaggaatggTAACAAGGCTAGGGATTATAtcattcttggccttctctgCTGGTCATCTGCAATTTTAAATTCATTTTCACAAAAGATTACATCTCTACTTCTGACGACCTTCTTCTTCACTGGATCCCATAATCTGTACCCGAATTCTTCATCTCtatatccgatgaatatgcaaGGAACGGATTTATCATCCAACTTTGTGCTTTGCTCCTTTGGTGCATGTGCAAAATATCTGCAACCGAATACCTTCAGATGTAAGTAGGACATCTCCTTGTTGGCCTAGACTCCCTCTGGGATGTCAAACTCCTATAGAACTGATGtactcctattgatcaggtaacaaGATATCTGAACTGCTTCATCCTAGATG containing:
- the LOC138906826 gene encoding uncharacterized protein translates to MDTFSENHFNLNADLIFLVLIPHIEASTRYKIKGYITSVHQEYGCTITKRKAFLGCKRTFEIVYGNWDKSFASLPRYMDVLQHFNPRTVVEWKLKRSPGIPEHIFRYVFWAFKPAIDGFLHCRPVISIDDTHVYGKYNIKLLIVIAVDANESVFPLAFSICANESQKTWILFLNHLKE